The following coding sequences lie in one Aspergillus puulaauensis MK2 DNA, chromosome 3, nearly complete sequence genomic window:
- a CDS encoding BRcat and Rcat domain-containing protein (COG:O;~EggNog:ENOG410QE9I;~InterPro:IPR002867,IPR017907,IPR031127,IPR044066, IPR013083;~PFAM:PF01485;~go_function: GO:0004842 - ubiquitin-protein transferase activity [Evidence IEA];~go_process: GO:0016567 - protein ubiquitination [Evidence IEA]) — translation MLLWNMDEASRKLILQLLMQDALEESNRHKGKQRAGVFTDGELAMQEWSGQLNQSSIFIQDHQMALSMANAVSGDGVALTLAAQEEDRAFADRKLAFQLAGKTPPAHEQPSAHEQPLRLVDTVFSEGFASQIDAQNEFLRENHPNKRRCVAESSKAAESRQFITVVQAECAACNDKKAAYDMIQAYCPHWFCKDCITHLVKDALKDQSLFPPRCCRIPIPPSELKKHIDAGLVRSFEEKEIENNDPYRTYCSNAHCAKYIPPPQVVGYVGSCHTCHARTCTLCKRLAHDGPCLDEETEIMELAKQSGWQQCPKCHHLIELNTGCNHITCRCRYEFCYLCTAKWKNCGCARWDEDRLYDRARVVAARNAERPPAQEDVREVIERIRGTPCRHQHAPVWRRVEAPDIDDEDEDSGEEDSDDDGFECEICGDVLPNFIMECPNCELRACLRCKQHRL, via the exons ATGCTGTTATGGAACATGGATGAAGCAAGCAGGAAGTTgattctccagctcctgatGCAAGATGCACTGGAGGAGTCCAACAGGCACAAGGGAAAACAGAGGGCTGGGGTGTTTACAGACGGTGAGTTGGCTATGCAAGAGTGGTCTGGTCAGCTCAACCAGTCCTCCATATTTATTCAGGATCACCAAATGGCGTTAAGCATGGCCAATGCCGTATCTGGAGATGGCGTCGCTCTCACTCTTGCAGCCCAGGAAGAGGACAGAGCGTTTGCAGACCGAAAGCTGGCTTTCCAACTCGCTGGCAAAACCCCGCCGGCACATGAACAGCCCTCGGCGCACGAACAACCTTTGAGGCTCGTTGATACTGTGTTCTCTGAAGGATTCGCTTCTCAGATAGATGCCCAAAACGAATTCTTGAGGGAAAACCACCCTAACAAAAGACGCTGCGTGGCCGAAAGTTCCAAGGCCGCCGAGAGTCGTCAATTTATTACTGTAGTGCAGGCTGAGTGCGCGGCTTGCAACGACAAAAAGGCTGCTTACGACATGATTCAGGCATATTGCCCACATTGGTTCTGCAAAGACTGCATAACTCACTTGGTTAAGGACGCCCTCAAAGACCAGTCGCTCTTCCCTCCTAGATGCTGCCGCATACCAATACCTCCATCAGAGTTGAAGAAACACATCGATGCGGGACTTGTCAGGAgctttgaagagaaagaaattgAAAACAATGACCCTTACAGAACCTACTGTTCAAACGCCCATTGTGCGAAATATATTCCACCTCCACAAGTGGTGGGATATGTCGGCAGTTGCCACACATGCCACGCGAGAACATGCACATTGTGCAAACGACTTGCCCATGACGGCCCATGTCTTGACGAAGAGACTGAAATAATGGAATTAGCGAAGCAGTCTGGATGGCAACAGTGCCCCAAATGCCATCATCTCATTGAATTGAATACCGGCTGCAACCATATCAC ATGTCGCTGCCGGTATGAATTTTGTTACCTTTGCACTGCGAAGTGGAAAAACTGCGGCTGTGCAAGGTGGGATGAGGACAGACTATATGATAGGGCTCGCGTGGTTGCAGCTCGAAATGCTGAGAGGCCACCTGCACAAGAAGATGTTAGGGAAGTGATAGAAAGGATAAGAGGGACACCCTGCCGGCATCAACATGCCCCCGTTTGGAGACGCGTCGAGGCCCCGGAcattgatgacgaggatgaagatagcggcgaggaagacagcgacgacgacggcttTGAGTGTGAGATTTGCGGCGACGTGCTTCCGAATTTTATAATGGAATGCCCTAACTGTGAGCTCCGGGCATGCCTGCGCTGCAAACAGCACCGCCTGTAG